Proteins from one Leptospira wolffii serovar Khorat str. Khorat-H2 genomic window:
- a CDS encoding NAD(P)H-dependent flavin oxidoreductase produces the protein MKIQTPVTEMLGIDLPIIGAPMFLVSYPDLVVAVSEAGGLGTFPSQNYRSLEELRRGLEEIRSRTKKPIGVNLILHKSHNPNWAKHFEILLEFKVELIITSLGSPRSIIGEAKSVGTKVFCDVTTLKHANIVAKSGADALIAVAQGAGGHAGAITPFSLFPYLKKEIGLPVIAAGAISGGAQMAAALSLGADAVYIGTRLIASQEASASKEYKEMVVASAPEEIVYTEKISGIPANWLKRSVEKAGDNFHTEGTGDIDQEFKRWRDIWSAGHGVAQIDSVLPAGDIVRNMAKEYSEIINRLPKPQA, from the coding sequence ATGAAAATACAAACTCCCGTTACGGAGATGCTTGGAATCGACCTGCCCATCATCGGGGCTCCTATGTTTCTCGTCTCTTATCCCGATCTAGTCGTCGCCGTGTCCGAAGCAGGAGGCCTCGGAACCTTCCCTTCTCAAAACTATCGCAGTTTGGAGGAGTTGCGCAGAGGATTGGAAGAAATACGTTCCCGTACCAAGAAACCGATCGGTGTTAACTTAATCCTGCATAAATCCCATAACCCGAACTGGGCCAAGCACTTCGAAATCCTATTGGAGTTCAAAGTGGAGTTGATCATAACTAGTTTGGGTAGCCCACGATCCATTATAGGCGAGGCGAAATCAGTAGGAACAAAAGTCTTCTGCGATGTGACTACGTTAAAGCATGCCAATATCGTCGCCAAATCCGGAGCCGACGCATTGATCGCCGTGGCCCAAGGGGCAGGGGGACATGCGGGGGCCATTACTCCTTTCAGTCTTTTTCCCTATCTCAAAAAGGAGATCGGACTTCCCGTGATCGCGGCGGGAGCGATCAGCGGCGGGGCTCAAATGGCGGCGGCATTATCGTTAGGTGCGGATGCGGTATACATAGGAACCAGACTTATTGCTTCACAGGAAGCTTCGGCTTCCAAGGAATACAAGGAGATGGTTGTGGCTTCCGCTCCGGAAGAAATCGTTTATACGGAAAAAATTTCAGGGATTCCGGCCAACTGGTTGAAGAGATCGGTAGAAAAAGCCGGGGATAATTTTCACACCGAAGGAACGGGCGATATAGACCAGGAATTCAAACGCTGGAGGGATATCTGGTCCGCCGGTCACGGTGTGGCTCAGATCGATTCCGTACTGCCTGCGGGGGATATCGTCCGCAATATGGCCAAGGAATATTCGGAAATCATAAATCGATTACCGAAACCCCAGGCCTAA
- a CDS encoding TIGR04282 family arsenosugar biosynthesis glycosyltransferase produces MTGPNLHVFLKNPIPGNVKTRLAKDIGEEAALEVYQALVDKTQAACKGLDLPKTLWFDSFLPNPSELGSWGHSPLFIRLQQGKDLGEKMRNSFLYSFQSGASSAVLIGSDCPELDTLHLKEAFRILEHKDVVLGPAKDGGYYLVGLRSDTPELFHGIEWSTDTVFSRSLEKMQWARKQVGLLPVLSDLDDSKDLEYFESNGLLDWRKNGT; encoded by the coding sequence ATGACCGGACCCAATTTACATGTCTTTTTAAAGAACCCGATTCCGGGAAATGTGAAGACACGTTTGGCCAAGGATATAGGAGAAGAAGCCGCCTTGGAGGTTTACCAGGCATTGGTAGATAAAACCCAAGCCGCCTGCAAGGGACTCGATCTTCCTAAGACGTTATGGTTCGATTCCTTCCTTCCGAATCCGTCCGAGTTGGGAAGTTGGGGGCATTCTCCTTTATTCATTCGTTTGCAACAAGGCAAGGATCTGGGAGAAAAAATGAGAAACTCTTTTCTATATTCCTTCCAGAGCGGTGCCAGTTCCGCAGTTCTAATAGGAAGCGATTGTCCGGAGTTGGATACTCTCCATCTTAAGGAAGCCTTTCGGATACTCGAGCACAAGGACGTAGTACTCGGCCCTGCCAAGGACGGAGGTTATTATCTAGTCGGACTTCGTTCGGATACTCCGGAACTTTTTCATGGGATAGAATGGAGTACGGACACCGTATTCTCCAGGAGTCTGGAAAAAATGCAATGGGCCCGCAAACAGGTGGGATTATTGCCGGTATTGTCGGATCTGGACGATTCCAAGGATTTGGAATATTTCGAATCCAACGGACTATTGGACTGGAGAAAGAACGGGACCTAA
- a CDS encoding S1C family serine protease, translating into MVLISHPHTGFVSVPDLGREESSKESSEYFPPEEEEILDAYSRSVTHTVESVGPSVVHLQVSQNGKEAGSGSGFFFTPDGYLATNSHVVNGSTKIKAKLSDGSTKEAELIGDDPHTDLAVLKIHGGNFSHSNFADSKYLKVGQLVVAIGNPYGFESTVTAGVVSALGRSLRSRNGRLIDNVIQTDAALNPGNSGGPLADSKGRIVGINTAIILPAQGICFAVASNTAEYVITRLITSGFVRRGYLGIAGQNQKIPSVSKQFNRLQQDSGVLVLSVEAGSPAELSGIRNGDLVLELGEKTVQSVDDLHKILDETSIGRKIGIRLLRDGSIRTFFVEPGEMK; encoded by the coding sequence ATGGTCCTTATCTCTCACCCTCATACTGGATTCGTATCCGTTCCCGATCTCGGTCGGGAAGAATCTTCCAAGGAAAGTTCCGAATATTTTCCTCCGGAAGAAGAGGAGATTTTAGACGCATATTCCCGATCCGTAACCCATACGGTCGAATCCGTAGGACCGAGCGTAGTGCATCTACAGGTTTCTCAAAACGGAAAGGAAGCCGGTAGTGGATCCGGATTCTTTTTCACCCCGGACGGATATCTCGCGACCAATAGCCATGTGGTCAACGGCTCCACTAAAATCAAGGCCAAGCTTTCGGACGGAAGCACAAAAGAAGCGGAACTCATCGGAGACGATCCTCATACGGATCTGGCCGTTTTGAAAATTCACGGAGGGAATTTTTCCCATTCTAATTTTGCGGATTCCAAATATCTAAAGGTGGGGCAATTGGTGGTAGCCATAGGGAACCCTTACGGATTCGAATCCACCGTTACTGCGGGAGTCGTCAGCGCTCTGGGAAGAAGTTTACGTTCTCGTAATGGTCGACTGATAGATAACGTGATCCAGACGGATGCCGCCTTAAATCCGGGAAACTCGGGAGGTCCTTTGGCGGACTCCAAAGGAAGAATCGTGGGAATCAATACGGCCATCATTCTTCCGGCCCAAGGGATTTGTTTCGCGGTCGCCTCTAACACCGCGGAATACGTTATCACTAGGCTTATCACATCCGGCTTTGTGCGAAGAGGATATCTGGGAATCGCGGGACAAAATCAAAAGATCCCCTCCGTATCCAAACAATTCAATCGACTCCAACAAGATTCAGGAGTACTAGTGCTCTCGGTGGAAGCGGGTTCCCCTGCCGAGCTTTCCGGAATCCGAAACGGGGACCTGGTCCTGGAGCTCGGAGAAAAAACCGTCCAAAGTGTGGACGATCTACACAAGATTTTGG
- a CDS encoding SRPBCC family protein, with protein MSGTSEVKFVYSNYIAAEPEKIWEALTNGEFTKVYWFGRGIEGDWREGGKFRFLDPEGRPEVEGEILKCEKPRLLSYTWAVPADHPMMEAFKERMEKSSAPTKVTFLLKKMKDLTKLTLIHEDLLPDDIIDNPDTFMGLNNGWPAILSSLKSLLETGKALVYEF; from the coding sequence ATGAGCGGAACTTCGGAAGTCAAATTCGTTTACAGTAATTATATAGCCGCCGAACCGGAAAAGATCTGGGAGGCTCTGACAAACGGAGAATTTACCAAGGTCTATTGGTTCGGAAGAGGAATCGAAGGGGATTGGAGAGAGGGGGGGAAATTCCGTTTTCTGGATCCGGAGGGAAGGCCGGAGGTGGAAGGAGAAATACTGAAATGCGAAAAACCTCGGTTGCTTTCTTATACCTGGGCCGTTCCCGCGGATCATCCTATGATGGAGGCTTTCAAGGAAAGAATGGAAAAATCTTCAGCGCCGACGAAAGTCACCTTCTTACTGAAGAAGATGAAAGATCTGACCAAATTGACTCTGATCCACGAGGACCTTCTTCCCGATGATATCATAGATAATCCGGATACATTTATGGGATTGAATAACGGATGGCCGGCCATTCTTTCCTCCCTTAAGAGTCTTTTGGAAACAGGAAAGGCCTTGGTATACGAATTCTAA
- a CDS encoding LIC_12337 family protein, producing the protein MKKIFTLGFAKKAVLVLFVFFGVSLGFKLDFGKKNSANPLPIRLNVSHLQPLHASADQWGFVRGSATWARGNSLFMDDVIGSIQANPALVFFASQAGGITQHNFSTTAGTNFTITLRLNDSFSASSTVYPSTKTFKNYLELRTEGTDGTNSNDIALQFYWDDNPRDSTQNGALVKYRLQMLNPAVETGIADIESYIYSPDVTPGGYYESKGYSNQGLVQVYSWDNKLANDTEIAKNATKGRVILEEMDNKTVFCFKTVVRILGAANLLPGTVLDSKGFCSGTGDEYYKLAYSQKLTGNLEVTAKSGWEEPGGSDLTTNNGNLCAPWSISLNYGLFNVNGFVSDHVAAVDIPADYVQATRVDNLYLRIGDYGKSGQPTGTPGVDYDPVQWDNLKKATIDALDIQFATSPPI; encoded by the coding sequence ATGAAAAAGATCTTTACTTTAGGATTTGCTAAGAAAGCGGTCTTAGTTCTCTTCGTATTCTTCGGAGTTTCCCTGGGATTTAAATTGGATTTCGGAAAGAAGAATAGTGCGAATCCTCTTCCGATCCGTTTGAATGTTTCGCATCTCCAACCCTTGCATGCAAGTGCCGATCAATGGGGATTCGTAAGAGGATCGGCCACCTGGGCGAGAGGAAATTCCCTCTTTATGGACGATGTAATCGGGTCCATCCAGGCTAATCCTGCGCTTGTATTTTTCGCCAGCCAAGCGGGTGGAATTACTCAACATAATTTTTCCACTACGGCCGGAACGAATTTTACGATTACTCTCAGATTGAATGACAGCTTCAGCGCGAGTTCGACGGTTTATCCCAGCACCAAGACGTTCAAAAACTATCTGGAGTTGAGGACCGAAGGAACGGACGGGACCAATTCCAACGATATCGCTTTGCAGTTTTACTGGGATGATAATCCTCGCGATTCCACTCAAAACGGTGCGTTGGTGAAATACCGTTTGCAGATGTTGAATCCGGCTGTGGAGACAGGAATTGCGGATATAGAGAGTTATATTTATTCTCCGGACGTTACTCCTGGAGGTTACTATGAATCCAAGGGATATAGTAACCAAGGGTTGGTCCAGGTGTATTCCTGGGACAATAAACTTGCGAATGATACTGAGATTGCTAAGAACGCTACAAAAGGACGAGTTATCCTGGAAGAAATGGATAATAAGACAGTATTCTGTTTCAAGACAGTTGTTCGGATCTTAGGTGCGGCGAATTTGTTACCCGGGACGGTACTTGATAGCAAAGGCTTTTGCTCGGGAACGGGAGATGAGTATTATAAGTTAGCTTATAGCCAAAAGCTGACCGGAAATCTAGAAGTAACCGCTAAGTCTGGATGGGAAGAACCGGGCGGCTCGGATCTAACTACAAACAATGGGAATCTTTGTGCTCCTTGGTCCATATCTTTGAACTACGGACTTTTTAATGTGAACGGTTTCGTAAGCGATCATGTGGCTGCGGTCGATATTCCCGCTGATTATGTGCAAGCAACAAGAGTGGACAATCTTTATCTTAGAATTGGAGATTATGGTAAATCCGGCCAGCCTACGGGAACTCCAGGAGTTGATTACGATCCGGTTCAGTGGGATAACCTGAAGAAAGCTACTATCGACGCGCTCGACATACAGTTCGCTACTTCTCCTCCGATTTAA
- a CDS encoding MXAN_6521/LA_1396 family lipoprotein — translation MRSYSFICLVCVLFLANCTVKYVKNSPQFESSLKNFKRLTVAIDPSSGTGSTEAAMIKSMAEQELSHHKEFIVYPDPENKNVKCEVKIGKSQGVLRLKVEESTTGTVPYLYFWIAPALFGPPENGIKLKVLASLQKCDTKETLWEGSASSSYSLDNDEEQSLSKVYESKFGKAAGKKAIPYYHILKSLLDKIDSPVLTEAEQDEKIEVEAGG, via the coding sequence ATGAGATCTTACTCGTTTATCTGTTTAGTCTGCGTACTTTTCCTGGCGAATTGCACGGTGAAATACGTGAAAAATTCTCCCCAGTTCGAATCCAGTCTGAAGAACTTCAAAAGGCTCACCGTTGCGATCGATCCTAGTTCCGGGACGGGTTCCACGGAAGCCGCGATGATCAAAAGCATGGCGGAGCAGGAACTTTCCCACCATAAGGAATTTATCGTTTATCCGGATCCGGAAAATAAGAACGTGAAATGCGAAGTTAAGATCGGCAAATCCCAGGGGGTACTCCGTTTGAAAGTGGAAGAATCCACCACGGGGACCGTACCTTATCTGTATTTTTGGATCGCTCCCGCCTTATTCGGTCCTCCCGAGAACGGAATCAAACTGAAAGTTCTTGCGAGTCTCCAAAAATGCGACACCAAGGAAACTCTTTGGGAAGGATCCGCATCCTCCTCTTACTCCTTGGACAACGACGAAGAACAATCCTTGAGTAAAGTATACGAATCCAAATTCGGAAAAGCCGCAGGCAAGAAGGCGATACCGTATTATCATATTCTAAAATCTCTTTTAGACAAGATCGATAGCCCTGTACTCACCGAAGCCGAACAGGACGAGAAAATCGAAGTGGAAGCCGGAGGCTGA
- a CDS encoding phytanoyl-CoA dioxygenase family protein — MTDLLTYPSLGFQLFPGFFSDSELREVREIFLEADSRFRKEYPDPRSVNSAYLTSPKFCPEAQNRLRLFQFVSQKKLVKLAENLIEESVYFLNTQLFFNPESEEKKNYWHRDMQYLGVSEEEQKIILKRDKVLHFRIPFFSDPGMEFIPRSHLRWDREIESDTRLERNGRKNSDPLPETVRIPQEPGDLLVFSAHLIHRGIYGGERRSLDLLYTNFRDKKSSSETFRHFPNENELLALENPNLFEQAD; from the coding sequence ATGACCGATTTACTCACTTATCCTAGCCTAGGATTCCAGCTTTTTCCCGGTTTCTTTTCCGATTCGGAATTAAGGGAAGTGAGAGAAATTTTTCTGGAGGCGGACTCCCGGTTTCGAAAAGAATATCCTGACCCTCGTTCCGTGAACAGCGCCTATCTCACCAGCCCCAAATTCTGCCCGGAGGCTCAGAATAGACTCCGACTCTTTCAATTCGTCTCCCAGAAGAAATTGGTTAAACTTGCAGAAAACCTAATAGAAGAATCGGTTTATTTCCTGAACACCCAGCTTTTCTTCAATCCGGAGTCCGAAGAAAAGAAAAACTATTGGCATAGGGATATGCAATATCTGGGAGTTTCGGAAGAAGAACAGAAAATCATTTTAAAAAGGGATAAGGTACTGCATTTTAGAATTCCATTCTTCTCAGATCCGGGGATGGAATTCATTCCCCGTTCCCATTTGCGTTGGGACAGGGAAATAGAATCCGATACACGATTGGAGAGAAACGGCAGAAAGAATTCCGATCCGCTTCCGGAAACGGTCAGGATTCCCCAGGAGCCGGGAGACCTTCTCGTATTCTCCGCTCATCTTATTCATAGGGGAATCTACGGAGGAGAAAGAAGGTCCCTGGACCTACTCTATACGAATTTTAGGGACAAGAAATCCTCTTCGGAGACGTTTCGTCATTTTCCGAACGAAAATGAATTACTCGCTTTAGAAAATCCGAATCTATTCGAACAAGCCGATTAG
- a CDS encoding ArsR/SmtB family transcription factor, which translates to MQDVFKALGDPLRRELLDRLYKKDGQPLAELCRGLKIRRQSISQHLEILEDANLVLTLKKGREKMHYLNPAPIHEISERWLRKYETRKLQALKKFKESLEDKKS; encoded by the coding sequence ATGCAAGACGTATTCAAGGCCCTGGGGGATCCGCTGCGGCGGGAGCTTCTGGATAGGCTTTACAAAAAGGACGGGCAACCCTTGGCCGAACTTTGCCGTGGCCTAAAAATACGTAGGCAATCGATTTCCCAGCATCTGGAGATATTGGAGGATGCGAACCTGGTTCTGACCCTAAAGAAGGGGAGAGAAAAGATGCATTATCTGAATCCCGCTCCGATCCATGAGATTTCGGAGAGATGGCTTAGGAAATACGAGACTAGAAAATTGCAGGCGTTGAAAAAATTTAAGGAATCGTTGGAGGACAAAAAATCATGA
- a CDS encoding ABC transporter substrate-binding protein: MKRFNILLFCLFLLLSFPLFSQEETKTPEPTATETVSPEDQALAAVKKLVGFIRYKKNDKALALVHVGRFSDKLIGDSKFTASERKEFEEAISEYIVNKAFPIALKYFDKIDITYDKPSLKGEQARIGSSILYKGSDQIRFAWILSSIDGAWYITDFETEGKLATEINRTKNIEPSIKKNGVKGTIQLVQKVAKN, from the coding sequence GTGAAACGTTTTAACATTCTGCTTTTCTGTTTATTTCTTCTACTTTCCTTTCCGTTATTCTCCCAAGAAGAGACCAAGACTCCGGAGCCTACTGCGACCGAGACCGTTTCTCCCGAAGACCAAGCGTTAGCCGCAGTCAAAAAATTGGTGGGTTTTATTAGGTATAAAAAGAACGATAAGGCCCTGGCGCTCGTTCATGTTGGACGCTTCTCCGATAAACTCATCGGAGACTCCAAATTTACCGCCTCCGAAAGAAAGGAATTCGAGGAGGCGATTTCGGAATATATCGTAAACAAAGCCTTTCCGATCGCCCTGAAATATTTCGATAAAATCGATATCACCTATGACAAACCTTCCCTGAAAGGCGAGCAAGCCAGAATTGGATCCTCGATTCTCTACAAGGGCTCCGACCAGATCCGATTTGCTTGGATCCTGAGTTCCATAGACGGCGCCTGGTATATTACGGATTTTGAAACCGAGGGAAAGCTGGCCACAGAAATCAATAGAACCAAGAATATAGAGCCTTCCATAAAGAAAAACGGCGTCAAAGGGACGATCCAACTTGTCCAAAAAGTTGCTAAGAACTAA
- a CDS encoding putative quinol monooxygenase: MIVTVSSYKILSEKIREFLEISSELSRESLKEKGVLRFDLLQNDGDDGRFLIIEAYESEAIRKAHLDTPHFVNWRRTVPEMFSQGTTTVHYKPVSPKPEDWKK; this comes from the coding sequence ATGATCGTTACCGTTTCTTCCTACAAAATTCTCTCCGAAAAAATACGTGAGTTTCTGGAAATCAGTTCCGAACTATCCAGAGAATCCCTAAAGGAAAAAGGAGTCCTAAGATTCGATCTTTTACAAAACGACGGAGATGACGGAAGGTTTCTAATCATAGAGGCTTATGAAAGCGAAGCCATCCGAAAGGCACATTTGGATACGCCTCATTTCGTTAACTGGAGAAGGACGGTCCCGGAAATGTTTTCTCAAGGAACAACCACCGTTCATTATAAACCCGTATCCCCGAAACCGGAAGATTGGAAAAAATAA
- a CDS encoding efflux RND transporter permease subunit translates to MRKILSKATELVLTKPVPSSLLLLIILGLSVLFASRLSINSDNLQLLPSDNPSVIQTKRVIEMVGGSGFYTVALKFKDEKGMTEHLVKAFQAKRDGNAELQKKELELADQEKKKNAAYYKSKEIALKNASERLAEALKKETDLIRFVSYRYNVTFLQDRLPLFLKTEDLVEVRKRVKRKIDEEIEKANPFFIKLSDEEYNPDFTDIVSKYQKLAKRDIFDEYNISPDKGMLILLAKPTGSFVDIQFLEKLDKRVQGIVESLDLGKDGVYAGYTGAYKLNQDDYETLLRALKPIGIASLLGIALLLLLFFRNPLFIVILLFSLASGLLMTFGLTGLAIGQLNSITSIIGSILMGLGIDYGIQFLYRFREEFTKKQDIVRAIKDTIYHTGIASFSSALTTTSAFVVLSFSDFRGFSEFGIIATYGTIIIALAMYGVTALQIALLLKWFPGLSKYFLLNEAQQTPSGLLRKFYSRPGILAVTVMILVLAFGVFAPKAQFDVNGRNLLVENLESVNLYDEIADRFDISSDPQAIVVKTLEESEAVFDYLSPVPESIAGSVDQVVSLWNFVPPYTQQMANRKVLDQIAKDMKPVKAAFLKPEQRKYLPKAKLYLSVQPYDYKAVPDYFTSQFTEVATSKEKGHLLFLYPKVALWHGGKLLEFFAAVGRLEVPKISRRTLNTILYSTGIAGKGFIDPVREKYSDSETKVLLGALNSYSKEKLLSLKILPGTVDTILEHRPYKDIAQAKSYTFQTDTAGSLMLFANLILIVKREGFAAFFITLALVVLVLILFYRAFLPAVLSLIPLLLGIVVTIGLMALIDLKLNFMNVLVFPVVIGYGIQNGIYIYYRFREDHDIVKAIAMVGPAVIASTLTTLVGWSALLLADQRGLHSIGKVATIGIAACLLIALTLLPAILELAYRNRREEESEVIPFGLGPEEEDDEMPGTVAFSQPEPKTLKSTKKAAPKKKSAAKKKSVKKK, encoded by the coding sequence ATGAGAAAAATCCTATCCAAAGCGACCGAATTGGTGCTTACCAAGCCGGTCCCTTCTTCCCTATTACTCCTGATTATTTTGGGCCTTTCGGTCCTATTCGCCTCTCGATTATCCATTAATAGCGATAACCTTCAACTTCTCCCTTCCGATAATCCTTCCGTCATCCAAACAAAAAGGGTGATCGAGATGGTGGGAGGAAGCGGATTCTATACCGTTGCCCTCAAGTTCAAAGACGAGAAGGGAATGACGGAACATCTTGTCAAAGCCTTCCAAGCCAAGCGGGATGGAAACGCCGAGCTGCAAAAAAAAGAATTGGAACTGGCCGACCAGGAAAAGAAAAAGAACGCAGCATATTATAAATCCAAGGAAATTGCGCTTAAGAACGCTTCCGAAAGACTCGCCGAAGCTTTGAAAAAGGAAACGGATCTGATTCGCTTCGTTTCCTATAGATATAATGTAACCTTTTTGCAGGATAGACTTCCCTTGTTCCTAAAGACGGAAGACCTAGTGGAAGTCCGTAAGAGGGTCAAAAGGAAGATCGACGAGGAAATCGAAAAAGCGAATCCTTTCTTTATCAAATTGTCGGACGAGGAATACAATCCGGATTTCACGGATATAGTCTCCAAATACCAAAAATTGGCAAAACGGGATATATTCGACGAATATAATATATCTCCGGACAAAGGGATGCTCATTCTTCTCGCCAAGCCTACCGGTTCCTTCGTGGACATCCAATTTCTGGAGAAATTGGATAAGAGGGTCCAAGGGATCGTTGAATCTCTGGATTTAGGAAAGGACGGAGTCTACGCGGGTTACACCGGCGCATACAAACTCAACCAGGACGACTACGAGACCCTTCTACGAGCGTTAAAGCCGATCGGAATCGCCTCCTTGCTGGGAATCGCACTGCTCCTACTTCTATTCTTTAGAAATCCTTTATTTATCGTCATACTATTATTCTCCCTTGCAAGCGGGCTATTGATGACGTTCGGATTGACCGGTCTCGCGATCGGACAATTGAACAGTATCACGAGCATCATAGGCTCGATTCTAATGGGTCTCGGAATCGACTACGGAATCCAATTTTTGTATAGGTTCCGAGAAGAATTCACCAAGAAGCAGGATATCGTAAGAGCGATCAAGGATACGATCTATCATACAGGTATCGCGTCGTTCAGCTCGGCTCTGACCACCACTTCCGCTTTCGTCGTTCTTTCCTTTTCCGATTTCAGAGGTTTCAGCGAATTCGGAATCATCGCCACATACGGTACAATTATAATCGCCTTGGCGATGTACGGAGTGACCGCGCTACAGATCGCCCTGCTCTTGAAATGGTTCCCTGGGCTTTCCAAATACTTCCTATTGAACGAGGCCCAGCAGACCCCTTCCGGTTTATTAAGAAAATTTTATTCTCGTCCCGGAATCTTAGCGGTTACCGTCATGATTCTGGTCCTGGCTTTCGGGGTATTCGCTCCTAAGGCGCAGTTCGACGTAAACGGTCGAAATCTTCTCGTGGAAAATCTGGAATCAGTGAACCTATACGACGAGATCGCGGATCGTTTCGATATTTCCTCCGATCCACAAGCGATCGTAGTCAAGACTCTGGAGGAATCGGAAGCGGTTTTCGATTATTTGAGCCCTGTGCCGGAATCCATTGCAGGTTCCGTGGATCAGGTAGTCTCTCTTTGGAATTTCGTTCCTCCTTATACCCAGCAAATGGCGAATCGCAAGGTATTGGACCAGATTGCCAAAGACATGAAGCCTGTTAAGGCCGCCTTTCTAAAACCGGAGCAAAGAAAATACCTTCCTAAGGCAAAGCTTTATCTTTCGGTCCAACCCTACGATTACAAGGCCGTTCCGGATTACTTCACTAGTCAATTCACCGAAGTGGCAACCTCCAAGGAGAAAGGTCATCTTCTCTTCCTATATCCCAAGGTCGCGCTCTGGCACGGAGGAAAACTCCTGGAATTCTTCGCCGCAGTGGGAAGATTAGAAGTTCCTAAAATATCCCGTAGGACCCTGAATACGATCCTATATTCCACGGGAATAGCGGGTAAGGGATTCATAGATCCTGTCCGGGAAAAATATTCCGACTCGGAGACCAAGGTTCTCTTGGGCGCTCTCAATTCCTATTCCAAGGAGAAGTTACTCTCCCTAAAAATCCTACCGGGAACGGTGGATACGATCCTGGAACATAGGCCTTATAAGGATATCGCCCAGGCAAAATCCTATACCTTCCAAACGGATACAGCGGGAAGTTTGATGCTTTTCGCCAATCTCATACTGATCGTAAAACGGGAGGGATTTGCCGCTTTCTTCATCACCTTGGCCTTGGTGGTTCTCGTCCTTATCCTATTCTACCGCGCCTTCTTGCCGGCCGTTCTATCCTTAATTCCCTTGCTTTTAGGAATCGTTGTGACAATCGGTCTCATGGCTCTCATAGATCTTAAATTAAATTTTATGAATGTTTTGGTCTTCCCCGTCGTCATAGGCTACGGAATTCAAAACGGGATCTATATCTATTATAGATTCAGAGAAGATCACGATATCGTGAAAGCGATTGCGATGGTGGGTCCGGCCGTAATCGCCTCCACTTTAACCACCTTAGTAGGTTGGAGCGCATTATTACTGGCCGACCAAAGAGGGTTGCATTCCATTGGAAAAGTGGCGACCATAGGAATCGCCGCTTGCCTACTGATCGCTCTGACTCTACTCCCTGCGATCCTGGAATTAGCTTACCGAAACAGAAGAGAAGAAGAATCCGAAGTCATACCATTCGGGCTCGGCCCAGAGGAAGAGGATGACGAGATGCCCGGTACGGTCGCATTCTCCCAGCCGGAGCCTAAGACTTTGAAATCCACCAAAAAAGCGGCCCCTAAGAAGAAGTCCGCGGCCAAAAAGAAATCGGTGAAAAAGAAATGA